One genomic region from Pyxicephalus adspersus chromosome 1, UCB_Pads_2.0, whole genome shotgun sequence encodes:
- the AAMDC gene encoding mth938 domain-containing protein, whose protein sequence is MSSPEISRISWGSMNVGGQHYKDCKVWPGGSRTWDWRETGTGHYPGVQPADVEEIVKKGVKTLVIGRGMSEALQVPASTVEYIKSQGIDVLVFQTEKAVKEYNSLASQGARVGGVFHSTC, encoded by the exons ATGTCTTCTCCTGAAATCTCCAGGATCTCTTGGGGCAGCATGAATGTTGGTGGACAGCATTATAAAGACTGCAAGGTCTGGCCAGGAGGAAGCAGAACCTGGGACTGGAGGGAGACCGGAACTGGT CACTATCCGGGCGTCCAGCCAGCAGATGTGGAGGAGATTGTGAAGAAGGGGGTGAAGACGCTAGTGATCGGTCGCGGAATGAGTGAGGCGCTGCAG GTGCCAGCTTCCACTGTAGAATACATCAAGTCCCAGGGCATCGATGTGCTGGTCTTCCAGACTGAGAAAGCAGTGAAAGAATACAACAGTTTGGCTTCACAGGGAGCTCGGGTTGGTGGGGTTTTCCATTCCACCTGCTGA